AGCCTCCAGGGGAAAAACAAGCGTTCGGCCGcctgccagagcagagctcGGCATCCTGCTCACCCAGCCCCGCGCCCGTGGAGGATGCTGAGCCAGCATGGCCCCCTCTGCCGCAGCCCTGGCACTATGCGTGGCACTGCTCCTCGCCTCGCAGACAGATGGTGAGTCTCGCTTGCCCACACCGCGCTGGGCTCCAGCTCCCCGCTCGCTGTGCCTGAGCCCCACGGCTCCCAGCAGGCTGCTCCGCTCCCCCGCCCCCGAGATCCCAGCACCGGGCTGGGGACCGGTTcgggggaaggcaggcagggcagaccgcgcacagagctgctgctgttgggagCTGCACCTTGGACACCTTTGCTTGGCCAGCGCTTAGGCTGGTGGTgcccaccagctcctgcctgctcagagcaggatgGAGCCAGGGCTCCCTGCTCACTTTTCTTTGCTGGTTAGGAGCCTAAAGACCCTGTAATTCCTCAGGCATCAGCCTGGCTTTTCTCCACCAGTGTGTGGGCCACGGCGCCTTGTTTTGCGGTGAAATGCCCCAGTCGCTAGCGTGGTGCTCTGCTGACAGCCGTCGTCCCCAGGCAACAGCACAGCATGGCTTGGTGCTTGTCAGCTGCTGAGGAAACCAAGGCAGAAAGGGTGACAGATGTTATCGAGTGGTGCTTTGCTGCGAGGTGACAATACCGAAATTGAGGCAGAAGGtgtgaaaaagtttttcttctagATAGCAgataagcaaaacagaaaagctgaatcCAAACAGAGCTGCTAGCAGAtagcaggggcaggcagggatggaaATACAGCAGGCTCCTTCCTTGGGCCCGAAAAGCACCGAGATCCTGTTGGCTGGGCTCTTtccagaagaaagaggaagggagagggatgAGCAAATGCTAAAATTGGAAGTTGGACAGGCCAGGCAAATCCTCATGCTTTTTGGGTGTGTGGGTGGTCACTGCTGAACACAGGGGGTCAAGCTCCAGGCAAGTCATGAAGGAGGTAATCACACGCCCGGCTCCTGTCGGCACTGGTGGGACCGGGTGCCGTGCAGCCTCGCCTAACGCTCACCTTCGGTCCTGCAGGTGAGAGGCTGGGGAGCCCCACACGCGTGCGCTTTGCTGCAGAGATAGCGCATCACTTGCTGCGGTGGGAGCCAGGACACAACAACCCCAGTGACATCCGCTATGAAGTGGAGCACAAAGTGTGAGTACAGTGATGGGGGTGCAAAGGGGTTCAGTCCCTGCCCCGGGGATCTGACACCAACAGCGGTGACAACCAAGTCCCTGGCATCTGCCCGCATCTCACCCCAGGTGCTTCTCCCTGCAGCTATGGCAGGAATTTCTCCTGGACAGCCGTCCCAGACTGCATGAAGATCTCAGGGCACTCCTGTGACCTCACGCGCTACACCCTGGATCCTGCCCTGCGCTACTACGCACGGGTCAGGGCTGTGTTGGGAAACCGCACGTCCCCGTGGCAAAGGACCAATGCTTTCTCCCCACAAGAAGGTAGGTCGGGCGTCTGCCTCCACCCTGcggctggggcaggaggcttTGAGGATGGCAGAGGTCAGGGTGCCAGACTGCTTGGGAGGAACTTTGGGACAGATGGGAGCAGGGATGTCTCTCTCTTCGTACCTCCCtggagggcagctgggctgcaggatgggatgggacaaACCCAGGGCAGGTGGCACCAGCTGTGAAGGAACAGTCACAGCTCAGTCCAGCACTGCAAAGGCTCCTAGGGCTGCAAATAGGAGAAAATCCTAACGTGTTCTTCCATCTGACTTGTTTCCAGCCAGCCTGCGCCTGTCAGGCCAGAGCCTCTCTGTGAAGGGCAACACCATCTacgtgcagctgcagctgcttctcaaGGCAGGGAACCTCACCGTGAAATACGACGACATACAGAAGCACATGAAGCGATACCGGGTGTACGTCAGGAGGGCGCAGGACAATCGGACGGTGAGATGAGTTGTGGGTCCTGTGCTGTCCCTGTCTGTCACATGCGGTGCCACTCAAGTTGAAAAACAAGTGTAAAGCACAGTCTCGATCCTGAGCCTTCTCACAGCCACAACATCGCAGGAagatttctctgtgtgttttattgCAGTAGCTTCCCCAAATCTTGGTGGGATTTTGGGTttagctgctgccagctgtatGGCTAAGGACCTTAGGGACTTTCCCCAGGGGacagtggaggaggaggagggaggaaagcatGGGGCCCAGCATTCCCACGGGAGCCTGGGGCTCTCAGGTACcagcctgtgctctgctcaTTGCAGTACGAGTTGGTGGAGACCACCCCGGAGTTCAACATCAGCAACCTCTTCTGGGACATGGAGTACTGCGTCAGCGTGGAGCCCGACGTGGCCAGCCGGCACACCCGCACCACGCGCACCAACGAGCAGTGCGTCACCATCAGCAAGAGAGACAGTAAGTGGTGGTGGAGCCAGGGAAGGGGGGCTCTTGCAGGATGCAGACCCTCCTCAGCCTCCTGGCCCTGGGGGTCTGCACCAGGGCAGTGCTCTGTACCCCTGCTTGCAGGGGCTCTGTGCTATGTGTGCTGAGGACTCTGTCTTTCCCCCCTCACCTGGGCACGTCCTTTCTTGCAGGGAGTGCGGAGCTTCTCCTGAGCATCGTCAGCTCCTCCTTCATCACCCTGTTGCTCTTGGGTCTCCTGGGGGCTCTACTGGTGTGCACCTACATAAAGAAACCCATGAGGCCACCGTCCGTCCTGGTAAGGCAGCTGGGCACACAGCACCCTTTGTGCCTGGCATGAGCTTGGGTagctgctgggagaggcagaCAACAAGCAGGGATGAAGCACAGCTCActcccctcttttctttccctcccagaAATCTTTCATAAAGCAGAGCTCGCTGTGGGTGGAACAGGATTCCTCATCCTCTGGCAGCCCGGACACAGACCCTGTGCAGCAGCTATTCCTGTGCCAGAAGGAGCCCCAGCAGGACAGTGGCCCCGAtggcagcactggcagagccCAGTTGCCCCTGGAGAATGGCTGGAGGCTTCCAGCGTGGCCCGAGGATCGGATGCGCCTGCTGGGGCTGAGGTCCATGGGCAGTGGAGACAGCAGCTACACCAGCACCGACAGTGGCATTTGCCTGCATGCCTCCTCCTTCAAACTGAGCTGCTCCTCAGGCCCCGAGCCCCAGGGCtacaagcagcagctgcccacagcTGACGACAGCGGCGTGGGCTTAGAGAGcacctgccccggccccgcgtGCCCCTCCGGCAGCGGGAATGCCAGTGCCAGGGAGCTCAGCCTCTCCCCTGCCGCCGGCCAGGACAGCCAGCAAGACGTGGAGTTCCTTGGATACCTGCAGCGGTCCATGGGCACAGTGGAGCCACAGCAGGACCCAGCCAAGTGGGTGCCCTTCTCCAGCTGTGCAGGACCCCCACAGGGCCCAGGCAGTGCTGACATTGTGCTGGATGTAGAGTGCTCCGAGCTGGCTGTAGCCAAAGGATATTTGAAGCAGTCCACCGCCGGGATTCCTCGCAgccacgtgcaggaccttgctCCACGGGGGCCCCCTCAGGAGCCCACTGCCTGGGACTTTTCCAGCCAGGTGGGGCCCCAAGTCCCCACTCTGCTGAGCTATGGGGATCCAGGTGCTCCCTTAGTCTCCAAAGCCAGCCCTGAGCTCCTGAAAGCTCCCTTGGACCCAAGCATCATCAACACCGACCTCCTGGGGACGCTGCCCCTCATCTCCAGCCTCAGCACCAACCAGTGGCTCACGCTGCAGATGAATCCCCTGAGCCTGCTCAACGGGGACAGCAAGGACAGCCGCCTGTGAGCTGACCCCGTGCTGGGCAGTGGGCGCCTGCCAGCCTGCCGTGCTGACCCAACTACCTCTTCTAGCCACTGCCCACAGGGAGCAGCTCCTCCGATAAGCTACCACCACCCTCTGAATGTTAATGCATCAAATTGAGCGGTGCCCTGTCCAAGACTCACCCAAGAAGCACCAGTTTAGCTCCTTCAGGGGCTGCTTTGGCCCTGGCACCACTGTGGCCAGCCCCCAGTGCACCCTGCACCTTCCTCCAGCCAGTCCCCAGCATAAAACTGATGAGACACAGGgatgggctgtgctggaggggctTGTCCCCACCTCCTCCAACCAAGCCCAAGGATACACACCAGGATGTTTCCAAAGGGCAATCCTGCCTTGCCTGTCCTCCCCAGCAACGCAGCACAGGGCACGCAGCCCCTGGGTTTGGGGCCAGtgccagtgctgtgctttgcctcCCTGTTTCCCTATTCCATAGGCGAGAGACCACGCTCCTCCAGCTGACGTCAGGCTCCTCCAGCTGACGCCACGTAAACCTTTCACAACAGATACCAGAAGTGAAGAGCAGCCTGACGTcagccatcctgctgctgggagcatgGAGCTCCCACCCTGGCTGGCCTCACTCAGAGGGAGCGAGGGACTTTCCTGACCCTACAGACACCCTTCAGCATCCTCTGGCAGAGAGCCAGAGCACTGGCTAGCTCTGGCAGGGTGCAGGATGCATGCAGCAACTGCCGTATGAGCCCAGCACGAGCCAGGGCAGCCCTACTCACACTATGGTCCACGTTTTGCCACTATTGCATACAGAcattatttattctatttaatCTGTAATTACAGAAAGGATGTTAATTTGTAAATACAGAAAGGATGTGGTGTTATTTATTTGGTCTGTTCATCTGTACATCCTCCTCCAAGGTCAAGCCGTGCTTTCCGTTTTCAGGTACGGACTTTTCCTTGCAGCAAAGGGCAATGTGCCTTTGCCTCATACAGGGAAGAGCATTCCCACattacaactggaaaaaaaagaacaaagccagCCCACTGAGAGTTTCACACTCATCTGAGGATCAGGGTGTTTGTCCCAGGCAGGTGTTGCGTCGTGGATGCAGgcactggaggagcagcagggaaaaggagcTGGGCAGCTTAGGGTGATTTCACAGGGGCGCACTGGGCACGGAGCACATCCCGCACCAGTGAGGGACAGGAGCAGCTCCAGGGCAGAGCGGAACAAGTTGAAACTGGAGGGCAGGGGGATAGTTTCT
The genomic region above belongs to Falco naumanni isolate bFalNau1 chromosome 16, bFalNau1.pat, whole genome shotgun sequence and contains:
- the IL10RA gene encoding interleukin-10 receptor subunit alpha; amino-acid sequence: MAPSAAALALCVALLLASQTDGERLGSPTRVRFAAEIAHHLLRWEPGHNNPSDIRYEVEHKVYGRNFSWTAVPDCMKISGHSCDLTRYTLDPALRYYARVRAVLGNRTSPWQRTNAFSPQEASLRLSGQSLSVKGNTIYVQLQLLLKAGNLTVKYDDIQKHMKRYRVYVRRAQDNRTYELVETTPEFNISNLFWDMEYCVSVEPDVASRHTRTTRTNEQCVTISKRDRSAELLLSIVSSSFITLLLLGLLGALLVCTYIKKPMRPPSVLKSFIKQSSLWVEQDSSSSGSPDTDPVQQLFLCQKEPQQDSGPDGSTGRAQLPLENGWRLPAWPEDRMRLLGLRSMGSGDSSYTSTDSGICLHASSFKLSCSSGPEPQGYKQQLPTADDSGVGLESTCPGPACPSGSGNASARELSLSPAAGQDSQQDVEFLGYLQRSMGTVEPQQDPAKWVPFSSCAGPPQGPGSADIVLDVECSELAVAKGYLKQSTAGIPRSHVQDLAPRGPPQEPTAWDFSSQVGPQVPTLLSYGDPGAPLVSKASPELLKAPLDPSIINTDLLGTLPLISSLSTNQWLTLQMNPLSLLNGDSKDSRL